One genomic segment of Chitinophagales bacterium includes these proteins:
- the infB gene encoding translation initiation factor IF-2 — protein sequence MSELKSIRLAAAATLYNVSIAHIVGKLNESGFAIEDKPTTKLSVEMVMVLEKAFNKDRAIKQEADSVLADKPKKETVVAPETPVIAKKEKEEEKEILIRTNTATAPPVAPTPPPPAVEEKVEVKNAEPPVESQAPILEIAIEATPSPEEAIPEAIKKAKLEGPKVVGKVDLDKPKKKKAAAKEEVVEAPATKEKAPETSVEETPTIAPSQSEEISVETPAAVEVPKKEESDANFIQTRRIELAGPKVLGKVVLEEPKKKEDKKDAKKEGEKRQRERKRIVKTTERKPVEFDTEHEKKVRNFREKEERKKFTPNQRGNTPQAPPAEITEKEIEDKIRATLAKIQSQTAKSDRSKFRRGKREAIQEKMAAQQEGENNNKLQLTEFISVSELASLMNVPAVKVIQTCFNLGVIVSINQRLDAEIIELVAGESGFEVEFISVQDQTILDEEEADKPEDLQARAPIVTIMGHVDHGKTSLLDYIRKANVVAKEAGGITQHIGAYEVLTSAGRKITFLDTPGHEAFTAMRARGAKVTDVAVIVVAADDAVMPQTKEAINHAQSAGVPMIFAINKIDKDGANSDKIREQLAGMNLLVEEWGGKYQSQEISAKKGLNIDNLLDKILLESDLLELKANPDKLAGGTVVEAMLDKGRGFVATVLVQTGTLEVGNIMVCGPYHGKIKAMYNHTGERVKTAGPAVPVQILGLNGAPQAGEKFKVYSNEQDAKAVATKRAQLEREQGIRTKKHITLDEIGRRLALGTFKELNLIIKGDVDGSVEALGDSLLKLSTDEIHVRVIHKGVGAISESDVNLAAASDAIIIGFNVRPSIGAKRIAENENIEIKLYSIIYNAIEEVKSAMEGLLEPKVEEKIIGNLDVREAFHISKVGTIAGCFVRDGRILRSSKVRIIRDGIVLHTGLLSSLKRFKDDVKEVVSGMDCGVQIKDYQDIKSGDVIEVFEEVEVARKL from the coding sequence ATGTCTGAATTAAAATCAATTCGTTTGGCAGCCGCTGCAACACTGTACAATGTGTCTATAGCGCATATTGTAGGAAAACTCAACGAAAGTGGGTTTGCAATAGAAGATAAGCCAACCACAAAACTTAGCGTAGAAATGGTGATGGTGCTTGAAAAAGCATTCAACAAAGATCGCGCTATAAAACAAGAAGCCGATAGTGTACTTGCCGACAAACCTAAAAAAGAGACTGTAGTAGCCCCCGAAACCCCGGTAATAGCTAAAAAGGAAAAAGAAGAAGAAAAAGAAATTCTTATCCGTACCAATACCGCTACAGCTCCGCCCGTTGCGCCAACCCCGCCTCCTCCAGCAGTAGAAGAAAAAGTAGAGGTAAAAAATGCAGAGCCTCCGGTCGAGTCCCAAGCTCCCATACTGGAAATTGCAATTGAAGCAACTCCATCACCCGAAGAAGCAATTCCGGAAGCCATTAAAAAAGCTAAGTTGGAAGGTCCTAAAGTGGTGGGCAAAGTAGATTTAGATAAGCCAAAGAAAAAGAAAGCCGCAGCCAAAGAAGAAGTAGTAGAAGCTCCGGCAACCAAAGAAAAAGCCCCCGAAACTTCAGTAGAAGAAACACCTACAATTGCGCCATCGCAGTCGGAAGAAATATCAGTAGAAACCCCGGCAGCAGTCGAAGTACCTAAAAAAGAAGAATCCGATGCCAACTTTATTCAAACAAGAAGAATTGAATTGGCCGGACCTAAAGTTTTAGGCAAAGTAGTATTAGAAGAACCAAAGAAAAAAGAAGATAAGAAAGACGCTAAAAAGGAAGGAGAAAAACGCCAACGCGAGCGCAAACGTATCGTTAAAACTACAGAGCGCAAGCCGGTAGAGTTCGATACCGAGCACGAGAAAAAAGTGCGCAATTTCCGCGAAAAAGAAGAGCGCAAGAAATTTACACCTAACCAGAGAGGTAATACCCCTCAAGCACCTCCGGCAGAGATTACCGAAAAGGAGATTGAAGACAAAATCAGAGCAACACTTGCCAAAATTCAATCGCAAACCGCCAAGAGCGATCGCAGTAAATTCCGCAGAGGAAAACGCGAAGCAATTCAAGAAAAAATGGCGGCTCAGCAAGAAGGAGAAAACAACAACAAGTTACAACTCACAGAGTTTATTTCAGTGAGTGAGTTGGCAAGTTTAATGAACGTTCCTGCCGTTAAGGTAATTCAAACCTGTTTTAACTTAGGAGTTATAGTTTCTATAAACCAACGCCTCGATGCCGAAATTATAGAGTTAGTAGCCGGAGAAAGTGGCTTTGAAGTAGAATTTATTTCCGTTCAAGACCAAACTATTTTAGACGAAGAAGAAGCTGATAAACCCGAAGATTTACAAGCCCGAGCTCCAATTGTTACCATCATGGGGCACGTGGATCACGGAAAAACATCCTTGCTCGATTACATTCGTAAAGCAAACGTGGTGGCTAAAGAAGCAGGAGGTATTACACAGCACATTGGTGCTTACGAAGTACTTACCTCTGCAGGTCGTAAAATTACATTCTTGGATACTCCGGGGCACGAAGCCTTTACCGCTATGCGTGCCAGAGGTGCTAAGGTAACAGACGTAGCCGTAATTGTAGTTGCTGCCGATGATGCCGTGATGCCGCAAACAAAAGAAGCCATCAACCACGCGCAAAGTGCTGGAGTTCCTATGATTTTTGCTATCAATAAAATTGATAAAGACGGAGCTAATTCCGATAAAATTCGCGAGCAATTGGCCGGTATGAATTTATTGGTAGAAGAGTGGGGCGGAAAATACCAAAGCCAAGAAATATCAGCTAAAAAAGGATTAAACATAGATAACCTTTTAGATAAAATCTTGCTTGAATCGGACTTGTTGGAGTTAAAAGCCAACCCCGATAAACTCGCAGGCGGAACTGTGGTAGAAGCCATGCTCGATAAAGGTCGGGGATTTGTAGCAACCGTATTGGTACAAACCGGAACCTTAGAAGTGGGAAATATTATGGTATGTGGCCCGTATCACGGAAAAATAAAAGCCATGTATAACCACACCGGAGAAAGAGTGAAAACCGCAGGTCCGGCAGTTCCGGTACAAATACTGGGTTTAAACGGTGCTCCGCAAGCGGGCGAAAAATTTAAAGTATATAGCAACGAGCAAGATGCAAAAGCAGTTGCCACCAAGCGTGCACAATTAGAGCGCGAACAAGGTATTAGAACCAAAAAACACATTACGCTCGATGAAATTGGAAGACGCTTGGCGTTGGGAACTTTCAAAGAATTGAACTTGATTATTAAAGGAGACGTGGATGGTTCTGTAGAGGCATTGGGCGATTCGTTGTTAAAACTTTCTACCGATGAAATTCACGTACGCGTAATACATAAAGGCGTAGGAGCCATTAGCGAAAGCGATGTGAACTTAGCAGCCGCTTCCGATGCTATTATTATTGGTTTCAACGTGCGTCCTTCAATTGGCGCCAAACGCATAGCCGAAAACGAGAATATTGAAATTAAACTCTACTCTATTATTTACAATGCCATAGAAGAAGTAAAGAGTGCAATGGAAGGCTTATTAGAGCCAAAAGTAGAGGAGAAAATTATTGGCAACTTAGATGTAAGAGAAGCATTCCATATTTCAAAAGTGGGAACCATTGCGGGATGTTTTGTACGCGATGGACGAATTTTACGCTCATCAAAAGTGCGTATTATTCGCGATGGAATAGTACTGCATACCGGGTTGCTATCTTCGCTCAAACGTTTTAAAGACGATGTGAAAGAAGTAGTGAGCGGTATGGATTGCGGTGTGCAAATAAAAGACTACCAAGATATTAAATCGGGCGATGTAATTGAGGTGTTTGAAGAAGTAGAAGTAGCACGCAAACTCTAA
- the nusA gene encoding transcription termination/antitermination protein NusA — translation MNSIELIDSFSEFKQLKNIDRPTMMKVLEDVFRSLLKKKYIETDNFDIIVNTDKGDLEIWQRREIVEDGAVENPNTQISLTDAHKIEEDFEIGEETYEKVELESFGRRSVLAARQTLVGRILDLEKDEVFRKYKDRVGEVVSGEVYQVWKNEILLLDEEGNELILPKRETIRADFFKKGENVRAVIKRVDLKGSAPVIVLSRTDPSFLAKLLEQEVPEIFDGLIAIKNVVREPGEKAKVVVESFDDRIDPVGACVGVKGSRIHGIVRELKNENIDIINHTTNLNLMVQRALAPAKITSMEINQERKRIYVYLKPDQVSLAIGKKGVNIKLASKLVNYEIDVYREGDEIEEDYDIDLDEFSDEIDQWMIDELKKIGCDTARSVLNLSEEELVRRADLEEETIKEIRKILQAEFDEN, via the coding sequence ATGAATAGTATTGAACTCATAGATTCGTTTTCGGAGTTTAAGCAACTTAAAAACATCGATCGCCCAACCATGATGAAAGTGTTGGAAGATGTATTTCGCTCACTGCTGAAAAAGAAATACATTGAAACCGATAATTTCGACATTATCGTAAATACCGATAAAGGCGACTTAGAAATTTGGCAACGTAGAGAAATTGTTGAAGACGGTGCGGTAGAAAATCCAAACACACAAATCTCATTAACAGATGCGCACAAAATTGAAGAAGACTTTGAAATAGGCGAAGAAACCTATGAGAAAGTAGAACTCGAAAGTTTTGGTAGACGCTCCGTTTTAGCTGCCCGCCAAACCTTAGTAGGTAGAATTTTAGATTTAGAAAAAGACGAAGTTTTCCGTAAATACAAAGACCGAGTAGGCGAAGTAGTAAGTGGCGAAGTATATCAAGTTTGGAAAAACGAAATACTGCTGCTCGATGAAGAAGGAAACGAACTCATACTACCCAAACGCGAAACCATTCGTGCCGATTTTTTCAAAAAAGGCGAAAACGTTCGTGCAGTTATTAAACGTGTAGATTTAAAAGGAAGCGCTCCGGTAATAGTACTTTCAAGAACAGACCCATCTTTCTTAGCAAAACTATTAGAGCAAGAAGTTCCCGAAATTTTTGACGGCCTTATTGCCATTAAAAACGTAGTGCGCGAACCGGGCGAAAAAGCAAAAGTAGTAGTAGAATCGTTTGACGACCGCATAGATCCGGTAGGTGCATGTGTGGGCGTAAAAGGCTCAAGAATTCACGGTATTGTTCGCGAATTGAAAAACGAGAACATCGACATTATTAACCACACTACCAATCTTAACCTGATGGTGCAACGCGCCCTAGCGCCTGCAAAAATTACCTCAATGGAAATAAATCAGGAAAGAAAACGCATTTACGTATATCTGAAACCAGACCAAGTAAGCCTTGCTATTGGTAAAAAAGGTGTGAACATAAAACTCGCCAGCAAACTGGTAAATTACGAAATAGATGTATATCGCGAAGGTGATGAAATAGAAGAAGATTACGATATTGATTTAGATGAATTTAGCGATGAAATAGACCAGTGGATGATAGATGAATTGAAGAAAATAGGTTGCGATACCGCACGCAGTGTATTAAATTTGAGCGAAGAAGAATTAGTGCGCAGAGCAGACCTTGAAGAAGAAACCATCAAAGAAATCCGCAAAATATTGCAGGCTGAATTTGATGAAAATTAA
- the purH gene encoding bifunctional phosphoribosylaminoimidazolecarboxamide formyltransferase/IMP cyclohydrolase has protein sequence MLKKIKSALVSVYYKDHLEPLIKELHQQDVTLYSTGGTQTFIESLGVPVVAVETLTNYPSILGGRVKTLHPKVFGGILARRENTDDVAQLAQYEIPEIDLVIVDLYPFEETVAKGAPEADIVEKIDIGGISLIRAAAKNFKDTVILSSKSQYSELLQILQDKGGATSLEDRRKFAAAAFNVSSNYDTHIFNYFNKTENIDALKVSEQQARTLRYGENPHQKGWFFGDLNAVFTVLNGKELSYNNLVDVDAALNLVAEFTEPTCAIIKHTNSCGLASRESLSDAYLAAFQCDTTSAFGGVIAVNRTVDMATATAMNDLFFEVLAAPAFDSDALQLLKGKKNRILLELKGAPAKQEKVVKNLLNGFLVQEADSTAEKQAQFKNATSKVATAAQLSDLEFAIIAVKHLKSNGIALVKNKQLIGSNCGQTSRVDALKNALAKAKEFGFDVAGSVMASDAFFPFPDCVTIAAENNIVAIAQPGGSINDKLSIEAAENAAIAMVFTGVRHFKH, from the coding sequence ATGCTTAAAAAAATAAAATCTGCACTCGTTTCGGTTTACTACAAAGACCATTTAGAACCACTTATTAAAGAGCTTCACCAACAAGATGTAACACTTTACAGCACAGGCGGCACGCAAACCTTTATAGAATCGCTTGGAGTACCTGTGGTAGCGGTAGAAACACTTACCAACTATCCAAGTATTTTAGGAGGAAGAGTAAAAACTTTACACCCGAAAGTTTTTGGCGGCATACTAGCGCGCAGAGAAAATACAGATGATGTAGCACAATTGGCGCAATACGAAATTCCAGAAATAGATTTAGTAATTGTAGATTTATATCCATTTGAAGAAACGGTAGCTAAAGGAGCACCGGAGGCCGATATTGTAGAGAAAATAGATATTGGCGGTATCTCCCTTATTCGCGCAGCTGCCAAAAATTTTAAAGACACGGTTATTCTATCTTCAAAAAGCCAGTACAGCGAACTGCTCCAAATTTTGCAAGATAAAGGCGGAGCTACTTCATTAGAAGATCGCAGAAAATTTGCTGCGGCTGCTTTTAATGTTTCTTCGAATTACGATACGCATATCTTTAACTACTTTAATAAAACCGAAAATATAGATGCACTCAAGGTAAGTGAGCAGCAGGCTCGCACTTTGCGCTATGGCGAAAATCCACATCAAAAAGGTTGGTTTTTTGGAGACTTGAATGCCGTATTTACAGTGTTAAATGGCAAAGAACTTTCGTACAATAATTTAGTAGATGTAGATGCCGCATTGAATTTGGTAGCAGAGTTTACAGAGCCAACTTGTGCCATTATTAAGCACACCAATAGTTGCGGATTGGCTTCGCGCGAATCGTTGAGCGATGCCTATTTAGCAGCATTTCAATGCGATACCACTTCGGCATTTGGTGGTGTAATTGCCGTAAACAGAACGGTAGATATGGCTACGGCTACAGCCATGAACGATTTGTTTTTTGAAGTATTGGCAGCACCTGCTTTTGATAGCGATGCTTTGCAATTACTAAAAGGAAAAAAGAATAGAATTTTATTAGAGTTGAAAGGTGCGCCTGCCAAGCAAGAAAAAGTGGTGAAAAATTTATTGAACGGCTTTTTGGTACAAGAAGCAGATAGTACTGCCGAAAAGCAAGCGCAGTTTAAAAACGCCACATCAAAAGTAGCCACAGCAGCGCAATTGAGCGATTTGGAGTTTGCCATTATTGCTGTAAAACACTTAAAAAGTAATGGCATTGCATTGGTAAAAAACAAGCAACTTATTGGCAGCAACTGCGGGCAAACTTCGCGCGTAGATGCCCTTAAAAATGCATTGGCAAAAGCTAAAGAATTTGGTTTTGATGTGGCTGGTTCCGTAATGGCAAGCGATGCATTTTTTCCGTTTCCTGATTGCGTAACCATTGCCGCAGAAAACAATATTGTTGCCATTGCGCAGCCTGGAGGCAGCATTAACGATAAACTTTCCATTGAAGCAGCCGAAAATGCAGCAATAGCAATGGTTTTTACCGGAGTTAGACATTTTAAACACTAA
- a CDS encoding gliding motility-associated C-terminal domain-containing protein, producing the protein MVKHILKFTFSIAAMPLLGQALFNNNGADMYVKDGGYMIVKTNSIQNTTGLIDNQGTIVVEGFVQNDATINGSGDTIRLAGNWINNAAYSGNFSWVEMIGGAQLLGGSQTTTFNNLALLGGNVVKTQAVNQEVSATLNLANAELATDIFSMHVTNPNVSAILRNNGFVSSLGYGNLSRSTNSVNAYLFPTGSPSSLGTPLYRPIEMKPASNTAHVFGVRTIQGDATAFGFDVTKFNDSLCKVNPNFYHHIQRFSGNNDAAITMFYNASTDGAWNAQGNWRNNALWNYTGAATQGSTSGFATVTVANYSFADTNAQFALAGKRFTIDAGPDLQLTEGETGQLTPFIVGVTSPVFNWTPNTFLDCSDCATPEVTPTENTVYLLEVTDTIGCSASDSVSVVVMPEELLMPTGFSPNGDGANDLFRPANKNLKKFKLQVYNRWGELIFETDNPKNGWDGSFKTHEQGLGVYVWNAEYQTYSMKKPRYVNGNVTLVR; encoded by the coding sequence ATGGTTAAACATATACTAAAGTTTACTTTTTCTATTGCTGCAATGCCCCTACTCGGGCAAGCGCTGTTTAATAATAACGGTGCCGATATGTATGTGAAAGATGGTGGCTACATGATTGTGAAAACCAATTCTATACAAAACACTACCGGACTAATTGACAACCAAGGCACTATAGTGGTAGAAGGCTTTGTGCAAAACGATGCTACTATTAATGGCAGTGGCGACACTATTCGCCTTGCCGGAAATTGGATAAACAATGCTGCATATTCCGGTAATTTTAGTTGGGTTGAAATGATAGGCGGTGCCCAGTTATTGGGCGGATCGCAAACAACTACTTTCAATAATTTGGCACTGCTGGGAGGCAATGTGGTGAAAACACAGGCCGTAAACCAAGAGGTGTCGGCTACGCTTAACTTGGCAAATGCCGAATTGGCTACCGATATTTTTAGTATGCACGTAACAAACCCTAATGTGTCTGCCATTTTGCGCAACAATGGTTTTGTTTCTTCTTTGGGATATGGTAATCTTTCGCGCTCTACCAATTCCGTAAATGCTTATTTGTTTCCTACCGGATCGCCTTCTAGTTTAGGCACTCCACTCTATCGCCCTATTGAAATGAAACCGGCTTCTAATACTGCACATGTTTTTGGCGTGCGCACTATACAAGGCGATGCTACTGCTTTTGGTTTTGATGTAACTAAATTTAACGACAGCCTCTGCAAGGTGAATCCAAACTTCTACCACCACATTCAACGCTTTAGCGGCAACAACGATGCTGCCATTACTATGTTTTACAATGCTAGCACAGATGGCGCTTGGAATGCACAAGGTAATTGGCGCAACAATGCTCTTTGGAATTATACCGGTGCAGCTACTCAAGGCAGCACTTCGGGCTTTGCTACGGTTACAGTAGCCAACTACAGTTTTGCAGACACCAATGCTCAGTTTGCACTAGCAGGTAAGCGCTTTACAATTGATGCCGGCCCCGATTTGCAATTAACAGAAGGTGAAACCGGGCAATTAACACCCTTTATAGTTGGTGTTACCTCGCCAGTTTTTAATTGGACTCCCAATACCTTCTTGGATTGCAGCGATTGTGCTACTCCGGAAGTTACACCTACCGAAAACACTGTTTACCTCTTAGAAGTTACAGATACTATTGGTTGTAGCGCCAGCGATTCTGTGAGCGTGGTGGTAATGCCGGAAGAACTATTGATGCCTACCGGATTTTCGCCCAATGGCGATGGTGCAAACGATTTATTTCGACCGGCAAACAAAAACCTGAAAAAGTTTAAACTCCAAGTATATAACCGTTGGGGTGAACTAATTTTTGAAACCGATAATCCTAAAAATGGTTGGGATGGTTCTTTTAAAACACATGAGCAGGGCTTAGGTGTATATGTTTGGAATGCAGAATACCAAACATACAGCATGAAAAAACCTCGTTATGTAAATGGAAACGTAACCTTGGTTCGATAA
- a CDS encoding lipoprotein signal peptidase — MSEVKKAYPVIIVLVILLLDQGSKIWVKTNMLMGDVGEFVIADWFRIHFTENEGMAFGMVLPGIYGKIALSTFRVFAVGFLIYFIRNLMREKAHTGFIVAMSMILAGALGNIIDSALYGLIFSGSYYGQLATFVPFGTGYAEFMKGHVVDMFFFPIFKGYLPHWIPFVGGKYFVFFDAVFNVADAAITTGVFIILIFQKQFFFKDEKEEVQQEAQ, encoded by the coding sequence ATTAGCGAGGTGAAAAAAGCGTATCCGGTCATCATTGTTTTAGTAATTCTGCTGCTCGACCAAGGCTCTAAAATTTGGGTAAAAACCAATATGCTTATGGGCGATGTAGGCGAATTTGTAATTGCCGATTGGTTTAGAATTCACTTTACGGAAAACGAAGGTATGGCATTTGGCATGGTGCTGCCCGGTATTTATGGCAAAATAGCTTTAAGCACTTTCCGCGTATTTGCTGTAGGTTTTCTTATCTATTTTATTAGAAACCTTATGCGCGAAAAAGCACATACCGGCTTTATAGTTGCCATGAGTATGATTTTAGCCGGAGCCTTAGGAAACATAATAGACAGCGCTCTTTACGGACTTATTTTTTCAGGAAGTTATTATGGACAACTTGCCACGTTTGTGCCATTTGGCACAGGATATGCCGAGTTTATGAAAGGGCACGTGGTAGATATGTTTTTCTTCCCCATTTTTAAAGGTTATTTGCCACATTGGATTCCATTTGTGGGCGGCAAGTATTTTGTGTTTTTCGATGCCGTATTTAATGTAGCCGATGCTGCCATTACTACAGGTGTTTTCATTATTTTAATTTTCCAGAAGCAATTCTTTTTTAAAGACGAAAAAGAAGAAGTGCAACAAGAAGCGCAGTAA
- a CDS encoding 3'-5' exoribonuclease: protein MYAVVDIETTGGSPAVDRIAEIAIILFDGNKVVEEYSTLVNPCRPIDPWVSKLTGITQEMVKNAPLFEDIHQEVLRLTKGNIFTAHNVKFDFGMVRKEFKRIGIDFNAQQLDTVSLSRKVLPGFQSYSLGKLCENIGIAIEARHRALGDAAATVKLLELLLTTDAESKFLNIELRDGLDISKLPPQISHTEIEILPDEAGIFYFKNSNGEVLFFEGAKSIRKKVIQEFSKVGESAQKTAILHQVHSIDYELTGNELIAKLMVLAKEQERDTISGKPAREQQPAFGIFITEDTAGVKQLKVLPLAVGSGESALRFATKNAAMRVMQKITGDNNIYGHYAMLKRLEEKQESTDKLKKLLNEKIENAVKRYLFRATNFFIIGEGIHPDENSVVWVENNEYKGIGTFYKENMETTINNLKEIVKPAKHSTEAQKIIRQYLKKNKTQGIMVY from the coding sequence ATGTACGCTGTTGTTGATATTGAAACCACCGGAGGAAGCCCTGCAGTAGATCGAATTGCAGAAATTGCCATTATACTTTTCGATGGAAATAAAGTAGTAGAAGAGTATTCTACACTAGTGAATCCTTGTAGGCCTATAGATCCGTGGGTGAGTAAACTTACAGGTATTACACAAGAAATGGTGAAAAATGCACCATTGTTTGAGGATATTCACCAAGAAGTTTTGCGCCTAACCAAAGGCAATATTTTTACCGCGCACAATGTAAAATTCGATTTTGGCATGGTGCGCAAAGAGTTTAAGCGTATTGGTATAGATTTTAATGCACAGCAGCTAGATACCGTAAGTTTAAGCCGCAAAGTGTTACCCGGTTTTCAATCGTATAGCTTGGGTAAACTATGCGAAAACATTGGCATTGCCATAGAAGCACGGCACCGTGCTTTGGGCGATGCTGCCGCTACCGTAAAACTATTGGAGTTGCTTTTAACCACCGATGCAGAATCTAAGTTTCTAAACATAGAACTTCGCGATGGCTTAGATATTTCCAAACTTCCACCACAAATAAGCCACACCGAAATAGAAATTCTACCCGATGAGGCAGGCATATTTTATTTCAAAAACAGCAATGGTGAAGTGTTGTTTTTTGAAGGTGCAAAAAGCATTCGCAAAAAGGTAATACAAGAATTTTCTAAAGTAGGCGAAAGCGCACAAAAAACAGCAATACTGCATCAAGTTCATTCTATAGACTATGAACTTACCGGAAATGAACTTATTGCCAAATTGATGGTGCTTGCCAAGGAGCAGGAACGCGATACTATTTCGGGTAAGCCCGCACGCGAGCAGCAACCGGCATTTGGCATTTTTATTACAGAAGATACAGCGGGCGTAAAACAGTTAAAAGTATTGCCATTGGCAGTTGGTTCCGGAGAATCGGCATTGCGCTTTGCTACCAAAAATGCAGCTATGCGCGTAATGCAAAAAATTACGGGCGATAATAATATCTATGGACATTATGCCATGCTAAAGCGCTTAGAAGAAAAGCAGGAAAGTACCGATAAACTAAAGAAGCTGCTCAACGAAAAAATTGAAAATGCGGTGAAGCGCTACCTGTTTCGCGCTACCAATTTTTTTATTATTGGCGAAGGCATTCACCCCGATGAAAACAGTGTGGTATGGGTAGAAAATAATGAGTATAAAGGCATTGGAACCTTCTATAAAGAAAATATGGAGACTACCATAAATAACCTGAAAGAAATAGTTAAACCCGCCAAGCACAGTACCGAAGCGCAAAAAATTATTCGCCAGTACTTAAAGAAAAATAAAACACAAGGAATAATGGTGTATTAG